A window of Geothrix edaphica genomic DNA:
CGCCCTCCCCACGCACCGGGAGGCCCTGGAGGCGATCCTGGAGCGTCTCCACGCCAACGTGCTGCACGACACGCCCGTCCACGCTGTGGGCCACCGGGTGGTCCACGGGGGCCCCAAGTACGGCGACTCGGTGCTGGTGACGGACGAAGTGCTCCACGACATCGAGGCCTTCGCCATCTATGCGCCGCTCCACAATCCGGCCAATGCCCTGGGCATCCGCGTCGCCCGGGAGACCTTCCCCGACGTGCCCCACGTGGCGGTCTTCGACACGGCCTTCCACCACAACATCCCCGATCATGCCCGCACCTACGGCATCCCCTACGAGCTGAGCCAGAAGTACGGGATCCGCCGCTACGGCTTCCACGGCACCAGCCACGCATTCGTGGCGGCCCGCACGGCGATCCTGCTCTGCCGCCCCCTCCGGTCCCTGAAGGTCATCACCTGCCACATCGGCAACGGCACCAGCATCTGCGCCGTGGGCCAGGGCAAGAGCATGGACACCAGCATGGGCATGACCCCGCTCCAGGGCGTCATCATGGGCACCCGCTGCGGCACCATCGATCCCAGCGTGGTGGAGATGCTCATGGAGCACGAGCACCTGGACTACGCGGCCATCACGGACCTGCTCAACAAGAAATCGGGCCTGCTGGGCATCTCTGGCGTGTCTTCGGACTTCCGCGAGATCGAGCTGGCCGCCGACAGCGGCAACGACCGGGCCCGGCTGGCCCGCGACCTCCTGACCTACAACGTGCGCCAGTTCATCGGCTCCTATGCGACGGTCCTCGATGGCGTGGACGCCATCACCTTCACGGCCGGCATCGGCACCCACAGCACCTATGTCCGCGCCAAGGTGTGCAGCAAGCTGGGCTTCCTGGGCGTGAAGCTGGATCCCGAGGCCAACGAGCACGGCACGGGCGAGCGCATCATCAGCACGCCGGATTCCCGCGTCGTGGTCACGGTGGTTCCCACCAACGAGGAACTGATGATCGCCCGGGAGACCGTGCGGTAGTTCGCTCCGTTCTCATGAAAGCGGCCCCCGGACGGGGGCCGCTTTCATGAGAACGGAAGTGCCTACTTTCCCTGAGCCTGCATGCGCTCGCCCTTGCGCTCGATGCGCGCGCCCCGGCGTTCCTTGCGCTCGCCCCGGCGCTCCTGCCGCTCGCCTTTGCGCTCCTGGGCCTCGCCCACCTTCTCGCGGCGCTCACCGGCCTGCTCGAGAGCCTTCCCCTCGGCCACCTTGCCCTGGGCCTGGAGGGCCTCCCCGCGCTTTTCCATGCGGGCGCCCTGGCGCTGCTTGCGCTCGCCCTGGCGGTCGTTCCGCTCCCCGCGGCGCTCCTGGCGCTCGCCCCGGCGCTCGATCCGTTCGCCTTTCTTCTCCACCTGCTGGCCCGTCGGCGGGGGCACCGGAGCCTGCGCCATGAGCGAGGCGCCGATGAGACCCGCCGCCACGATGAGGGCCACGCGCTTCTGAGTGTTCAACATGCTGTGCTCCTGAGGCGGCCGCGCCGCGAAGGGGAATCGTCCCGGAACGGCCTGATGCCGTCCTCGTGCCAACTCACAACAGCATTAGTCCCCGGCAGTTGGAGAAGGTTTAACCCGTCGGGCGTGGATCCTTGCCTCAACCCCTGTGGCAGGACGCCACGGGGAGGACTCCCCCGGCGGATCCGGCCATTGGCCGGTCCCTGGGCGGCACCGGCCGAAGTCCGGCCGAAACGCCCCCTAAACGACCCCAGACTTTGCCCCGTAGGCCATTCAACATCCCGGCAGGTCCGGCGTCTTTCCCATCAGGGGGTTCCATGAAGAAGCGGTGGGTCATCGTCTCCGTGGCCGGAGTCGCCTTGGCGACCGGCATGTTCTTCACCCTCAAGGGCAGTGATGGCAAGGGTAAGAAGGCCGAGGCCTCCACCCCCTTCCGCCTGGGCAAGGTCCAGGCCGAGGACCTCCAGGTGAGCGTCCGGGAGGTGGGCGTGGTGGATCCCCTCACCAAGGTGGACGTGAAGTCCACAGTGTCCGGCCGCATCGTGGGCCTGAAGGTCCGTGAGGGCGCCACCGTCAGAGCCGGCGAAGTGCTGGCCGAAGTGGAGCCGGACGTGAACCAGGCCCAGACCCTGTCGGACGTCCAGGGCAGCGTGTCCCAGGCCCGGGTGAGCTTCAAGAATGCCGAACGGGACTTCGCCCAGCAGGCCGAGCTCTTCAAGTCGGGGCTCATCTCCGACCAGGCCTACCGGAGCGCCCGGACCACCCGTGATCTGGCGGAAGAGGCCTTCAAGAGCGCCCAGACCCGCTACCAGATCGTGGAGGACCGGGGCATCCCCATCAGCGGCAACGCCTCCACCCAGAAAGCCCGGGTGACCGCCCCCATGAACGGCGTGGTGATCAAGAAGGGCGTGGAACTGGGCGACACCATCACTTCCGGCGTCAGCTCTTTCAATGCCGGCACCGTGGTATTTACCGTGGCGGATCTGGCCTCCATCATCGTGAAGGTGAACCTCAACGAGGTGGACATCGCCAAGGTGAAGGTGGGCCAGGCCGTGCGGCTCACCCTGGACGCCTACCCCCAGAAGGCCTTCACGGGCAAGGTGCGCTTCGTGGCTCCCGCCGCCGAGCTGGTGGAGAAGATCAAGGTCTTCAAGGTGGAGGTGGCCCTGGATGAGCTCACGGATGCGTTCCGCACCGGCATGAGCGCCAACGTGGAGATCCTCGGCGAGAAGCGGGAGAAGGCCGTGAGCATCCCCCTGGAGGCCCTGCAGCGCCGGGACGGCCAGACCGTGGTCTATCGGCTGAAGGAGAACCTCCAGCCCCAGGACCTGGCCAAGGCCAAGGAGGGCCTGGCGGGCCGCGGCAAGTTCATCTGGCTCTCCGACCACTGGAAGGAGTACTTCGACGTGGTGCCCGTCAAGGCCGGCATCGCCACGCTGGAACGGGTGGAGATCCTCACGGGCCTCAAGGCCAACGACCAGGTGAGCCTGGAGGATCCCAGCAAGAAGAAGGTCGAGAAGGATGATGAGAACAATTAGCTCTCAGTCGTCAGCTGTCAGCTCTCAGTCACTGATAGCTGACAGCCGATAGCTGACAGCCTCGCGGAGCGATCATGTCCACCATCATCCAGACCCAGGGCCTGACGAAGGTCTACGGCGCCAACGGAACAGCGGTCCACGCCCTTCGGGGCATCGACCTGACCGTGGCCAAGGGCGAGTTCGTGGCCCTCATCGGCCCCTCGGGATCCGGCAAGTCCACCCTCATGGCCATCCTCGGCTGCCTGGACCTGCCCACCGCCGGCACCTACACGCTGGATGGCCATCAGGTCCAGGGGCTGTCCGGCGGCGAGCTGGCGCGCATCCGCAACGAGAAGGTGGGATTCGTCTTCCAGAGCTACAACCTGCTGCCGAAGGCCAGCATCTCCCGCAACGTGGAGCTGCCCATGCTCTACGCCGGCGTGGGCCGCAGGGAGCGCCGCGAGCGCGCCCTGGCCCTCCTCGAGAAAGTGGGCATCGCAGACAAGGCCGACAAGCTGCCCGGCACGCTCTCCGGCGGCCAGAAGCAGCGCGTGGCCGTGGCCCGGGCCCTGGCCAATGGACCGGCGCTGCTGCTGGCGGACGAACCCACGGGCGCGCTCGATTCCAGGACCGGCGCCGAGGTGCTGGACCTCTTCCGCGAGCTGCACAGCCAGGGCAACACCCTGCTGCTGGTGACCCATGATCCCTCCATCGCGGCCCTGGCGGAGCGGCGCGTTGAAATCAGGGATGGTCTGATCGCCCTTACCGAGGGAGTGGCGTAGATGACCACCTCCGGCGCTTTCCGCGAGCGGCTGTTCGGGGCCTGGGTGGAGATCCGGGAGAACCTCGGTCGCTCCATCCTGCAGGCCCTGGGCGTGCTGCTGGGGGTGGCCTCGGTGCTGGGTGGCTTCTCCATCTCCGACAGCCAGCGGCGGCGCGCGGACCAGATGTTCGTGAAGATGGGCGGCCTCGACAAGCTGAACGTCCAGCCCAAGGCGGCGGTGCGGGATGGCCGGCCCACGGCCTTGCAGCAGGCCAACCTCGGCCTGCGGGACGCCGACGCCCTCGGTGGCGAGGCCCTGAAGGCGGACGCCATCCAGGGCGTGAGCCGGCAGAAGAACGCCCGGGCCCGGGTGGTCTCGGCCTACGGGGATCAGGACCGCCAGATCAGCGGCATCGGCGGGGACTTCATCCCGGCCAATGGCTACGGGGTGGCCCGCGGGCGCGGCTTCTCCGCCACGGAGATGGATACGGGCGCCCCCGTCGTCATCCTCGGCACCGAGGCGGCCCAGGTCTTCTTCCCCAAGGGCGACGCCCTGGGCCAGACCCTCCGCATCGGGAGCGTCCCCGTCACGGTCATCGGCGTCTTCGAGGAGCGGGTCTTCCGCTTCCGCGAGGGCCAGCGCAACCAGTTCTGGTGGCGAAACCGCATCATCGCGGTGCCCGCGAACCTGGTGCAGCGGCGCATGAACGGCGACGCCTACCGCCGGGTGGACCGCATCACCTTCCGCATCCCCGACATGGGGGCCATGGGCGCCTTCGCCAGGCAGCTCTCCTACCTCGTGAAGGCCAACCACCGGCTCCAGGAGGACTTCCGCCTGGACGACGTGGCCGCCCGGATCCGCCGCCGCAACAGCCAGGGGGACGTCTACGACATCATCTTCCTGCTCTCGGGCGTGCTGGCCCTGGTGGGCGGCGGCATCGTGAACGTGAACATCCAGATGGCCGGCCTCAAGGAGCGCGTCCGCGAGGTGGGTGTGAAGATGGCCCTCGGCGCCTCCGGCCGGGAGATCTTCAAGGGCTTCATGACCGAGGCCCTGCTGCTCACGGCCCTGGGCAGCCTGGCGGGCCTGGTGCTGGGCGTGGGCTTCTCCTGGGTCATCACCAAGAGCCTCGGCATCCCCCTCTACATGACGCCCGCCAGCTTCCTCTGGGCCTACGGCCTGGCGGCCGCCTTCGGCTTCCTCTTCGCCCTCTACCCGGCCTGGAAGGCTTCCCGGCTGTCTCCGATGGAGGCTCTCCGCTATGAGTGAGGAAACCTTCATCCTCCGCTCCCCGGGCCCCTCCCTGCTGGACGGCGAAGCCCCCGCCCCACCCGCCCGGAGCCGCGGGTTCAGCCTCGCCATGCTCTGGGAAGTGGTCCGCACAGGCCTGGTGGAGCTCTGGGCCCACAAGGTGCGCAGCCTGCTCACGCTCACCCTGCTCATGCTGGGCGTCTTCGCCCTGGTGGTGATGACTTCCGTGCTCGACGGCGTCATGGACAAGATCAGCACCGGCTTTGCCGGCATGAGCTGGGACGGCACCGTGCGCATCGCCCCGAAGACCGCGGAAACCGCCGAGGAACGCAGCCGCTTCGTCATGAGCCCCGGCCTGCGCCAGGAGGACCTGTCGCGCCTCACGGCGCCCCACCCCAAGGTGCTGGCCTTCCTGCCCCGGGCCCAGCGCACCTCCTCGGTCCGCATCACCGGCGACACCGAGCGCATCTTCGTCACCGGAGTCACGCCGGACTATGCCGTCTGGATGAACCGCCCCATCGGCCTGGGCCGGGGCCTCACGGAGGATGACCAGCGGCGCCGGTCCACCGTGGCCGTGGTGGGCGCCACCCTCGCCGCCAAGCTCTTCGGAGGGGCCGATCCCGTGGGCCGCGACCTGGTCGTGGAAGGCGTGCCCTTCCGCATCGTGGGCGTCCAGGCCCCGGGGCAGATCTTCAACGAGGAGAACTACACCGACGCCAACGGCATCCTCATTCCGCTGGAAGCCTACATGGACCGCATGGACCCCGCCCACAAGCTGGCCCAGGTCACGGTGAAGCTCCGCCGCACCGAGGATCTTGGCGAAGTCTCGGCCATGCTCCTGAGCCGCGTCCGGCAGGCCCACCACGGCATCGAGGACGCCGAAGTGGTGGACCTGGACGCCGAGGCTGCCAAGGCCTACCAGAACTTCCTGGAGCAGATGCACGGCTGGAAGGTGGTGCTGCTGAGCCTGGCGGGCACGGTGCTTCTGGTGGGGGGCGTGGGTGTGCTGTCCGTCATGCTCATCAGCTTCAGCGACCGCCGCTTCGAGATCGGCCTGCGCAAGGCCCTGGGTGCCTCCGACCACGAGATCTTCATCCAGTTCCTGCTGGAGGCGGTCGTGCTCGCGGCCATCGGCGCCCTGCTCGGCACCGTCTCGGGTGGCCTGCTCTGCCAGGCCCTCTCCGCCAGCTTCCCCTACGGCCTGGTGGTCAATCCCGTGGGTCTCATCACCGCCTGGATCGTGGCCCTGGCCCTGGCCGTGGTCTTCGGCCTCTATCCCGCCTTCCGCGCCATGCGCCTGAGCCCCATGGAGGCGATGCGGTAGGATTCCGCATGGCCGATCCCATCCAAGTCACCGCCTCCGTCCGCATCCCCGGCGACGCCATCCGCTTCAAAGCCGTGCGGGCCGGCGGCGCGGGCGGGCAGAACGTGAACAAGGTCTCGTCCAAGGTCGAGCTGCGCGTCGACCTGACCGCCATCGAGGGTCTTCCCGAGGATGCGCTGATCCGATTGCGCGTGGCCCAGCGCAACCGCCTTGATGCCGAGGGCCTCTGGATCGTCATCAGCGACCGCACCCGGGACCAGCTCAAGAACCTGGAGGATGCCCGGGAGAAGGCCGCCGAGGCCGTGCGCGCCGCCCTGGTGCGCCCCATCCCCCGACGGGCCACCCGCCCCACGAAGGCCTCCAAGGAACGGCGCCTGGAAGCCAAGAAGCGGTCTTCCGACATCAAGCGGCGGCGCAGCGGGCCCCTGGAGTAACCTGGATCATCCCCTGGAGACCCCATGTCCGCGCCCCAGACCTACGCGACCCATCGCCGCTTCGAGCCGCTTCACCACTTCATCCTGCTTCCCTTCTTCCTGATCACCGCCGTCGCCACGATCACCACGTTCGTCCGCCGCCCTGCCCTGGGCACCCTCTGGATCGCCCTGCTCGCCCTGGCGGTGCTGCTCCTCGCCCTGCAGGTCCGCGGCTATGCCCTCAAGGTCCAGGACCGGCTCATCTGCCTCGAAGAGCGGCTGCGTCTGGCCCGACTCCTCCCCGGGGACCTGCAGGCCCGCATCCCCGAGCTGACCGTCAAGCAGCTCGTCGGGCTCCGCTTCGCGGCCGATGCCGAGGTCCCGGACCGCGTGCGGGAGGCGCTCCAGGAGCAGCTCACCGGAGAGGCCATCAAGAAGCGCATCCAGACCTGGCGGCCCGACGAGTTCCGGGTCTGAGCGATCAGCGCGGCGGAGCCTCCCCTATCTCAGGAGCTCCTGGCGCATGACCTCGGCAATCTGACTGGCCGCGTCAGACCCGGCCTCGTCGCCGGAGACTCGGCGGGCAAGCTGTACTCGATGGGCGATGGCGATGCAGGCCTCGACCGTCACCTTCTCGACCACCTTGGCTGGTGCCTTGGCAAGCGTATTCCCGGGCGGCATGGGTCCTCCGGTCTGATTGTGGGGTGTTGGGAGAGATGATAACGTTCCCACCCAAACAATCAATGCGTCTATTTTCCTATTTCTTCTCCAACCAAGGATCTACCGGGCCCCATTGCAGCCCGGCCATCCTCAATGCTGGCCGTAGTCTTTCTCCCCCGCCCGGACCGCCACGCGGAGCTCGTTCCGCTTGGGCGGCAGGGGGCAGGTGGCGAAGTGGGAGAAGGCGCAGGGGGGGTTGTAGGCCCGGTTGAAATCCAGGATGACCTTCCCGGCCTTGGGCATGGCGGCGTAGAGGAAGCGCCCCGCCGGGTAGGTCTCCCTGCCGCTCGTGGCGTCGCGGAAGATGATGAACAGCTCGGGGTGGGCCGGGTCCTCGATGAGGGGCTCCAGGGCATAGGTCCGGCCCTTCAGCTTGAAGCGCAGGATCCCTGGCGCGGTCATGGGCTCGGAAGTGCCCAGCACTGTGGGAATGGCCCGGGTCTGCGGGGTGGCATGGGGGATGAAGTCCGCCTCCACCCGCCAGGCCGGGTCCACCGGGAAGCGCTGCACCCCCTGGAAGGCCTTGCGGGCGGGGGCTTCCGGGTCCTTCATGCGGATACCCAGGCGGCTTCCCCGGCGGATGACATAGAAGGCGATGCGACCGGCCCGCAGCAGGTCCGGCTGGCCGTCCGCATCCGTCTTCAGTGCCGCTTCCACCACGGCCTGCCCGTTCACGAGGATCCCGCAGCCCTCCACCAGGCGCACCCGCACCGTGCCGCCATCCACGATGAAGACGCCCGCCCGGGCCGGGGCCGTGCCCGCGGGCAGCAGCACCGTGGATCCAGGCGCAGTACCCAGCGTGTTCTCTCCCAGCTGGAGCCAGTCCAGCCCCACCAGGCTCAGCCAGCCGTCCTCCGCCGCCAGCCGCGCGGTTCGCTGGGCGTGCCAGGCATCCACGGCCTGCACGTAGGCCGCCTCAGGTGGCGCGATGGCGCTGAGGACGAGGCAGGCGGAGGAGAGGGCCAGGGCGCGGAGCATGGAGGCATCGTACCAGCGGAGCGGTAGGATGATGGACACGTCATCGATCCGCACGGAGCCCCCATGCGCCTGTTCGCCCTCGCCCTCCTCGCCCTGGCGCTGCCTGCCCAGGCGGACGACGTCCCCCGCAGGCCGGTCCACACCTACTCCATCGTGGCCCGGGACGCAGCCACGGGTGACCTGGGCGTGGCCGTGCAGAGCCACTGGTTCTCTGTGGGCGCCTCGGTGCCCTGGGCGGAGCCCGGGGTCGGCGTGGTGGCCACCCAGAGCTTCACCGATCCCAGCTATGGCGCCCTGGGACTCGCCCTCATGAAGGCGGGCAAGCCCGCGCCCGAAGCGCTGAAGGCCCTCCTGGCGGCAGACCCCGATCGCGAGGTGCGGCAGGTGGCCATGGTGGACGCCCAGGGCCGGGCCGCAGCCCACACGGGCGCCAAGTGCATCCAGGCCGCGGGCCACGAGGTGGGCGAGGGCTTCACCGTGGAGGCCAACCTCATGGACCGGGCCACGGTCTGGCCCGCCAT
This region includes:
- a CDS encoding DUF6526 family protein; its protein translation is MSAPQTYATHRRFEPLHHFILLPFFLITAVATITTFVRRPALGTLWIALLALAVLLLALQVRGYALKVQDRLICLEERLRLARLLPGDLQARIPELTVKQLVGLRFAADAEVPDRVREALQEQLTGEAIKKRIQTWRPDEFRV
- a CDS encoding efflux RND transporter periplasmic adaptor subunit, with product MKKRWVIVSVAGVALATGMFFTLKGSDGKGKKAEASTPFRLGKVQAEDLQVSVREVGVVDPLTKVDVKSTVSGRIVGLKVREGATVRAGEVLAEVEPDVNQAQTLSDVQGSVSQARVSFKNAERDFAQQAELFKSGLISDQAYRSARTTRDLAEEAFKSAQTRYQIVEDRGIPISGNASTQKARVTAPMNGVVIKKGVELGDTITSGVSSFNAGTVVFTVADLASIIVKVNLNEVDIAKVKVGQAVRLTLDAYPQKAFTGKVRFVAPAAELVEKIKVFKVEVALDELTDAFRTGMSANVEILGEKREKAVSIPLEALQRRDGQTVVYRLKENLQPQDLAKAKEGLAGRGKFIWLSDHWKEYFDVVPVKAGIATLERVEILTGLKANDQVSLEDPSKKKVEKDDENN
- a CDS encoding ABC transporter permease, with amino-acid sequence MTTSGAFRERLFGAWVEIRENLGRSILQALGVLLGVASVLGGFSISDSQRRRADQMFVKMGGLDKLNVQPKAAVRDGRPTALQQANLGLRDADALGGEALKADAIQGVSRQKNARARVVSAYGDQDRQISGIGGDFIPANGYGVARGRGFSATEMDTGAPVVILGTEAAQVFFPKGDALGQTLRIGSVPVTVIGVFEERVFRFREGQRNQFWWRNRIIAVPANLVQRRMNGDAYRRVDRITFRIPDMGAMGAFARQLSYLVKANHRLQEDFRLDDVAARIRRRNSQGDVYDIIFLLSGVLALVGGGIVNVNIQMAGLKERVREVGVKMALGASGREIFKGFMTEALLLTALGSLAGLVLGVGFSWVITKSLGIPLYMTPASFLWAYGLAAAFGFLFALYPAWKASRLSPMEALRYE
- a CDS encoding ABC transporter ATP-binding protein, with amino-acid sequence MSTIIQTQGLTKVYGANGTAVHALRGIDLTVAKGEFVALIGPSGSGKSTLMAILGCLDLPTAGTYTLDGHQVQGLSGGELARIRNEKVGFVFQSYNLLPKASISRNVELPMLYAGVGRRERRERALALLEKVGIADKADKLPGTLSGGQKQRVAVARALANGPALLLADEPTGALDSRTGAEVLDLFRELHSQGNTLLLVTHDPSIAALAERRVEIRDGLIALTEGVA
- a CDS encoding ABC transporter permease, with translation MSEETFILRSPGPSLLDGEAPAPPARSRGFSLAMLWEVVRTGLVELWAHKVRSLLTLTLLMLGVFALVVMTSVLDGVMDKISTGFAGMSWDGTVRIAPKTAETAEERSRFVMSPGLRQEDLSRLTAPHPKVLAFLPRAQRTSSVRITGDTERIFVTGVTPDYAVWMNRPIGLGRGLTEDDQRRRSTVAVVGATLAAKLFGGADPVGRDLVVEGVPFRIVGVQAPGQIFNEENYTDANGILIPLEAYMDRMDPAHKLAQVTVKLRRTEDLGEVSAMLLSRVRQAHHGIEDAEVVDLDAEAAKAYQNFLEQMHGWKVVLLSLAGTVLLVGGVGVLSVMLISFSDRRFEIGLRKALGASDHEIFIQFLLEAVVLAAIGALLGTVSGGLLCQALSASFPYGLVVNPVGLITAWIVALALAVVFGLYPAFRAMRLSPMEAMR
- a CDS encoding acetate/propionate family kinase, with amino-acid sequence MFVLVLNAGSSSLKFNLFDMVKEVSIAEGMAERIGLAEANLACVIGGEKRKESLALPTHREALEAILERLHANVLHDTPVHAVGHRVVHGGPKYGDSVLVTDEVLHDIEAFAIYAPLHNPANALGIRVARETFPDVPHVAVFDTAFHHNIPDHARTYGIPYELSQKYGIRRYGFHGTSHAFVAARTAILLCRPLRSLKVITCHIGNGTSICAVGQGKSMDTSMGMTPLQGVIMGTRCGTIDPSVVEMLMEHEHLDYAAITDLLNKKSGLLGISGVSSDFREIELAADSGNDRARLARDLLTYNVRQFIGSYATVLDGVDAITFTAGIGTHSTYVRAKVCSKLGFLGVKLDPEANEHGTGERIISTPDSRVVVTVVPTNEELMIARETVR
- the arfB gene encoding alternative ribosome rescue aminoacyl-tRNA hydrolase ArfB; translated protein: MADPIQVTASVRIPGDAIRFKAVRAGGAGGQNVNKVSSKVELRVDLTAIEGLPEDALIRLRVAQRNRLDAEGLWIVISDRTRDQLKNLEDAREKAAEAVRAALVRPIPRRATRPTKASKERRLEAKKRSSDIKRRRSGPLE
- a CDS encoding DUF1684 domain-containing protein; the protein is MRIDDVSIILPLRWYDASMLRALALSSACLVLSAIAPPEAAYVQAVDAWHAQRTARLAAEDGWLSLVGLDWLQLGENTLGTAPGSTVLLPAGTAPARAGVFIVDGGTVRVRLVEGCGILVNGQAVVEAALKTDADGQPDLLRAGRIAFYVIRRGSRLGIRMKDPEAPARKAFQGVQRFPVDPAWRVEADFIPHATPQTRAIPTVLGTSEPMTAPGILRFKLKGRTYALEPLIEDPAHPELFIIFRDATSGRETYPAGRFLYAAMPKAGKVILDFNRAYNPPCAFSHFATCPLPPKRNELRVAVRAGEKDYGQH